The window AGCTATTCCTTCCAAATCAAAAGAAACTAAGTTGAGTCTGTTGGTATCACATTTCTCAATGCATTTGCCGTGTAAATCAAGCAATCTGATTTTATCCCATTCATGTTGATCAGCCATTTCAATATGCAACATTTTTGTCGATGGATTTGGGTAAACTTTAATTGAAGGATCTGATTTTTTAATAGCTCCAAAACCAGCTGATTGATCATATTTTGCCAGACAATAATCGCCACTGACCAAATTATGTATTGTTATATCGCCAATTTTATTGGTTTTATGTCCTGTTGAGATCGTATAATCCTTGCATTCTTCCCATGGAGAAGCAAAATCTTTCCGATACATTAAAAGAAGACTATCTTCGTTTTCTATATTTAATGTATGGTCTAGATAGGTTTCACCGATCATATTTCCAACTGTACCATTGTACTTAATTTTTCCAATTGCAGAAAAATTATGCGGAAAAATGCCGCTAAATGACCAATATCTATAATCTGAAAATCGTATTCCTTTGAGCGTGCTATTCCAATGTGTTGGTTCTACCCAATGATGCTCCACAAACAGAAGAGCTGAATCACTAAGTTGATTTACTTCAATATTCATCAGAGCTTCCTTGAAATCATAATTACCTGTAGAAGAGATTATTTGATGATAGGATGTTTTTGCTTCACTAATTGCTGCATTGAAGTTAATAGCAGCAAAGACTGGTTCGAAATTCAGTGAAAAAGAAAACGACTCTCGTTGGCCATTTAGAATGATTTCCTTTTCTTGCATTTGAAAATTTCTATCAAAAAAACTAATTGTCATAGGAACATTAAGATAGGATTTTGACGTGAATCGCAAGGCAGGTATTACATCGATTTCAACTGTTGGTGATGTGCTTTTAACTAATAAACTAAAATGTGGGAATCCTTTTTCAAACACCCAATTTGCAAAGAAGTTTGTCAAATCATAGGCAGTATATTTGGATAAAGAATCTCTAAATTGCTCTGAGCTACAGCTTTTGAATTTCATTTTATCTAAGAATTCATTTATTCCTGAAAAGAATAAGCTATCACCCAAATAAGCTCTCAATGAATGAGCCACATCCGAGCCTTTATCGTAGGCATGACTGCCATAAGTAAAATCATGAGGTAAAGGGAAAAGTGGCCTGGCTTCGCCATCACGGATATGGGTATATTGTAAAACATATTTATGATTTGTCCTGACAGCATCCTGATAAGCTTCTTTTCCGTAAATACCTTCTGTAAATATATGTTCGGAATAGGAAGCCCATCCTTCATTGATCCACATATCTTCAGCCGTTGAACAGGTAACCAGATTGCCCCACCAATGATGAGCAAATTCATGTGCCATTAAAGTTTCCCTGCTAAGATTTCCATTCACAGCGTATTTGGGGTAAGCAATATTACATGCATGCTCCATTGCACCAGAATTAAAAGGAACAACCACAAAACCAACTCGATCAAACTGATAAGGAAGATATTTTTGCTCAAATATATCAATGCAATTGTCCAGATTTTTGAACGAATTTATAAGATTACTTGTATCTGAGGCAACGGCTCCAAGCAGTATATCAATTTCTTTTTGCAAACCTGTATGCGTCCATTCAATAAATTCATAGTTAGCAACAGCAAATGATGCCAGATAGGTAGGAATTTCCTGTTCCATTTTCCACTGCCAGCTAATGGTTTGATTTGGATTTAAAGTTTGACCTATAAAAACACCACTACATATGGCTTTCTTATTAATAGGAGTGATGATGGTAAAATCAAAAGTAGCTTTATCAGTGAAATTGTCTTTGCAAGGAAACCAAATTCTTCCATAATTATGTGGTTTATCTGCAAATCCGACTCCCATATTATAGGCATATCCACCATCAGTACTGCTAAAATAAAAACCGCCCCAACTAGGATCTTTAGCTGGAACTCCATGATAATCAATTACTAATTGTATAGTATCATTTTGTGTCAATTCAGTTTGAAATCTAAGTTCAATAAAATCTCCAAATTGCTGGTAGGTAACCACATTGCCAGTCAAATCAATTTGATCCACTTGAAGCGATT of the Bacteroidota bacterium genome contains:
- a CDS encoding T9SS type A sorting domain-containing protein: MKLAFLTSLLLVIISSSQVFSNTDTNNYDVLHYNIELEILDFSSHNIKGHTSVDLIPKKNIKTLHLMLKSLQVDQIDLTGNVVTYQQFGDFIELRFQTELTQNDTIQLVIDYHGVPAKDPSWGGFYFSSTDGGYAYNMGVGFADKPHNYGRIWFPCKDNFTDKATFDFTIITPINKKAICSGVFIGQTLNPNQTISWQWKMEQEIPTYLASFAVANYEFIEWTHTGLQKEIDILLGAVASDTSNLINSFKNLDNCIDIFEQKYLPYQFDRVGFVVVPFNSGAMEHACNIAYPKYAVNGNLSRETLMAHEFAHHWWGNLVTCSTAEDMWINEGWASYSEHIFTEGIYGKEAYQDAVRTNHKYVLQYTHIRDGEARPLFPLPHDFTYGSHAYDKGSDVAHSLRAYLGDSLFFSGINEFLDKMKFKSCSSEQFRDSLSKYTAYDLTNFFANWVFEKGFPHFSLLVKSTSPTVEIDVIPALRFTSKSYLNVPMTISFFDRNFQMQEKEIILNGQRESFSFSLNFEPVFAAINFNAAISEAKTSYHQIISSTGNYDFKEALMNIEVNQLSDSALLFVEHHWVEPTHWNSTLKGIRFSDYRYWSFSGIFPHNFSAIGKIKYNGTVGNMIGETYLDHTLNIENEDSLLLMYRKDFASPWEECKDYTISTGHKTNKIGDITIHNLVSGDYCLAKYDQSAGFGAIKKSDPSIKVYPNPSTKMLHIEMADQHEWDKIRLLDLHGKCIEKCDTNRLNLVSFDLEGIAAGSYLVELSNGAHKIVQKFILE